Proteins encoded in a region of the Nicotiana tomentosiformis chromosome 9, ASM39032v3, whole genome shotgun sequence genome:
- the LOC104114430 gene encoding NADP-dependent alkenal double bond reductase P2-like translates to MEIKNKYVAIKSNINGAPEESDFEIKVENLSLIVEPESKEVIVKNLFLSIDPYQINRMKSQSSSQAAISFAAAIIPGDAIDTYGVGRVLVSHRPDFKKDDLVAGLLTWGEYTRVKEGSLLNKLEILGFPLSYHVGVFGFSGLAAYGGFFDVCKPKPGEKVFVSAASGSIGNLVGQYAKLLGCYVVGSAGSQEKVKLLKETLGFDDAFNYKQETDLKSALKRCFPQGIDVYFDNVGGKMLEAAVANMNSFGRVAVCGVISEYTNASTRAAPEMLDIVYKRITIQGFLAADLMKVYADFLSKTVEYLQAGKLKAIEDVSQGVESIPSAFIGLFRGDNIGKKIVKVADE, encoded by the coding sequence ATGGAAATAAAGAACAAGTATGTAGCAATAAAATCCAACATAAATGGTGCACCAGAAGAATCAGACTTTGAGATAAAAGTCGAAAACCTCTCCCTTATAGTAGAGCCTGAGTCTAAGGAGGTTATTGTCAAGAATCTGTTTTTATCAATTGATCCATATCAAATAAACCGGATGAAGAGCCAAAGTTCGTCACAAGCAGCTATAAGTTTTGCAGCTGCCATTATTCCCGGGGATGCCATTGACACTTATGGTGTGGGAAGAGTGTTAGTTTCTCATCGGCCCGACTTCAAGAAAGATGATTTGGTAGCAGGTCTTCTTACCTGGGGAGAGTACACTAGAGTAAAAGAGGGTTCACTGCTGAATAAGCTGGAGATTCTGGGCTTTCCTTTATCTTACCATGTTGGAGTTTTTGGATTCAGTGGACTTGCTGCCTATGGTGGATTTTTCGATGTGTGCAAGCCGAAACCAGGGGAGAAAGTATTTGTGTCTGCTGCTTCTGGTTCAATAGGAAATTTAGTAGGACAGTATGCTAAATTACTTGGATGTTATGTTGTTGGCTCTGCTGGTAGCCAAGAAAAGGTAAAGTTGCTCAAAGAGACACTAGGTTTCGACGATGCATTCAATTATAAACAAGAAACTGACCTTAAGTCGGCTCTCAAAAGGTGTTTCCCTCAAGGGATTGATGTCTACTTCGACAACGTGGGAGGCAAGATGCTAGAAGCAGCAGTGGCAAACATGAACTCATTTGGCAGAGTAGCCGTATGTGGGGTTATTTCTGAGTACACGAATGCCAGTACACGAGCTGCACCCGAGATGTTGGACATAGTCTACAAGAGGATTACCATCCAAGGTTTCCTAGCAGCTGATCTTATGAAAGTGTATGCAGATTTCCTGTCGAAAACTGTTGAGTACTTACAAGCTGGAAAACTTAAGGCCATTGAGGATGTTTCACAAGGTGTTGAAAGCATTCCCTCTGCTTTTATTGGACTATTCCGTGGTGATAATATAGGCAAAAAGATTGTCAAAGTTGCAGATGAGTAA
- the LOC138898384 gene encoding uncharacterized protein, which yields MNATILGKGTRTGQAIPIMEDRANTREENAEADALANLASVAEVTSEENAIVIHLFHSALDQDKHEVGFNNLTWDRRNKIVNFLQYGIVPEGKKESQVLQRKAARYCLIRDNLYRKIFGGPLARYLGPNQMEYVMREVHEGHCENHAYGRSLVKTLIRTGYYWPKMEEDAENLVAKCDKCTSTCRVITYSYFPMAIYEMGNGYSRAFTTS from the coding sequence ATGAATGCAACAATACTTGGAAAAGGCACGAGAACTGGTCAGGCAATTCCAATCATGGAAGATCGTGCAAATACcagggaagaaaatgcagaagcagacgcGTTGGCTAACCTTGCTTCAGTTGCAGAAGTAACGAGTGAAGAAAATGCTATTGTAATACAtttatttcattcagcacttgacCAGGATAAACATGAGGTAGGCTTTAATAATTTAACCTGGGATAGGAGAAACAAGATTGTTAATTTTTTGCAGTACGGGATCGTACCTGAAGGCAAGAAAGAATCTCAAGTGCTTCAACGAAAAGCTGCTCGTTACTGCCTAATTCGAGATAATTTATATCGAAAAATATTTGGCGGTCCTTTAGCAAGGTACCTTGGACCCAATCAAATGGAGTACGTGATGAGGGAAGTACATGAAGGACATTGCGAAAATCACGCATATGGAAGATCTTTAGTTAAAACACTAATCAGgacaggatactactggcctaaaatggaagaagatgcagaaaatcTTGTAGCCAAATGTGATAAGTGTACATCGACCTGCAGAGTTATTACATATAGTTATTTCCCCATGGctatttatgaaatggggaatggatatagtagggcctttaccacaagctaa
- the LOC104114429 gene encoding NADP-dependent alkenal double bond reductase P2-like — protein sequence MEVKNKYVAIKSNINGAPEESDFEIKVENLSLIVEPESKEVIVKNLFLSIDPYQINRMKSQSSSQAAISFAAAIIPGDAIDTYGVGRVLVSHRPDFKKDDLVAGLLTWGEYTRVKEGSLLNKLEILGFPLSYHVGVFGFSGLAAYGGFFDVCKPKPGEKVFVSAASGSIGNLVGQYAKLLGCYVVGSAGSQEKVKLLKETLGFDDAFNYKQETDLKSALKRCFPQGIDVYFDNVGGKMLEAAVANMNSFGRVAVCGVISEYTDVCTRAAPEMLDIVYKRITIQGFLAADLMKVYADFLSKTVEYLQSGKLKAIEDVSQGVESIPSAFIGLFRGDNIGKKIVKVAYE from the exons ATGGAAGTAAAGAACAAGTATGTAGCAATAAAATCCAACATAAATGGTGCACCAGAAGAATCAGACTTTGAGATAAAAGTCGAAAACCTCTCCCTTATAGTAGAGCCTGAGTCTAAGGAGGTTATTGTCAAGAATCTGTTTTTATCAATTGATCCATATCAAATAAACCGGATGAAGAGCCAAAGTTCGTCACAAGCAGCTATAAGTTTTGCAGCTGCCATTATTCCCGGGGATGCCATTGACACTTATGGTGTGGGAAGAGTGTTAGTTTCTCATCGGCCCGACTTCAAGAAAGATGATTTGGTAGCAGGTCTTCTTACCTGGGGAGAGTACACTAGAGTAAAAGAGGGTTCACTGCTGAATAAGCTGGAGATTCTGGGCTTTCCTTTATCTTACCATGTTGGAGTTTTTGGATTCAGTGGACTTGCTGCCTATGGTGGATTTTTCGATGTGTGCAAGCCGAAACCAGGGGAGAAAGTATTTGTGTCTGCTGCTTCTGGTTCAATAGGAAATTTAGTAGGACAGTATGCTAAATTACTTGGATGTTATGTTGTTGGCTCTGCTGGTAGCCAAGAAAAGGTAAAGTTGCTCAAAGAGACACTAGGTTTCGACGATGCATTCAATTATAAACAAGAAACTGACCTTAAGTCGGCTCTCAAAAGGTGTTTCCCTCAAGGGATTGATGTCTACTTCGACAACGTGGGAGGCAAGATGCTAGAAGCAGCAGTGGCAAACATGAACTCATTTGGCAGAGTAGCCGTATGTGGGGTTATTTCTGAGTAcactgatgtttg TACACGAGCTGCACCCGAGATGTTGGATATAGTCTACAAGAGGATTACCATCCAAGGTTTCCTAGCAGCTGATCTTATGAAAGTGTATGCAGATTTCCTGTCGAAAACTGTTGAGTACTTACAATCTGGAAAACTTAAGGCCATTGAGGATGTTTCACAAGGTGTTGAAAGCATTCCCTCTGCTTTTATTGGACTATTCCGTGGTGATAATATAGGCAAAAAGATTGTCAAAGTTGCATATGAGTAA
- the LOC104114428 gene encoding F-box/kelch-repeat protein At3g23880-like encodes MENQKPLIIQISEKTPTKISQDLLQLSCLPDEIIIEILIRLPVKSLLKLRCVSKSWLSLLSNPHFINTQIIFSAQDCKNVNLRLAIVASVSGLVGKMSSIYSIVCEKNSSMNVANLDYTLKAPIGSAKFVGSCNGLLCLTAVSFNLILWNPSTGKCKEFQDSFVQSGVSYYVRYGFGYDGSNDDYKVVKVFSFPKDEGKYENMVKIYSSRANSWTMIEGFNSGYVNAQSGLFANGALHWEVSQCRDSGASSEIMTFDLATETYGVMALPRCGNGNGEFSWMLSVLGGCLVACCNYHLDKTDLWVMKEYGMENSWTKLVSLSSPFGRMGYISPLFVSENGDEVLVKLGTDIRLFNSRNASYKSLDIHSSGRCLQVQAVTYVESLASPHVGDK; translated from the coding sequence ATGGAAAATCAAAAGCCACTAATAATTCAAATATCTGAAAAAACACCCACAAAAATTTCCCAAGATTTATTGCAACTTTCATGCCTTCCAGATGAAATTATCATTGAAATTCTCATAAGGTTGCCAGTAAAATCCCTGTTGAAATTAAGGTGTGTTTCAAAATCTTGGCTTTCTTTACTGTCAAATCCACATTTTATCAACACCCAAATCATATTTTCTGCTCAAGATTGCAAAAATGTGAATCTTAGACTTGCTATAGTAGCTTCAGTATCAGGTTTAGTGGGTAAAATGAGCTCTATTTACTCTATAGTGTGTGAAAAAAATTCCTCAATGAATGTTGCTAATCTTGATTATACTTTGAAAGCCCCTATTGGATCTGCGAAATTTGTGGGTTCTTGTAATGGATTGTTATGTTTAACAGCAGTGTCATTTAATCTGATTTTGTGGAACCCATCAACTGGAAAATGCAAAGAATTTCAAGATTCATTTGTTCAAAGTGGTGTAAGTTATTATGTTAGATATGGGTTTGGTTATGATGGTAGTAATGATGATTATAAGGTTGTTAAGGTCTTTAGTTTTCCTAAGGATGAGGGGAAATATGAGAATATGGTTAAGATTTATAGCTCAAGGGCTAATTCTTGGACAATGATTGAGGGGTTTAATAGTGGTTATGTAAATGCACAATCGGGGTTGTTTGCGAATGGAGCTCTTCACTGGGAGGTAAGCCAGTGTCGCGATTCAGGTGCTTCTTCGGAGATTATGACTTTTGATTTGGCTACTGAGACGTATGGAGTAATGGCATTGCCTCGTTGTGGAAATGGAAATGGAGAATTCAGTTGGATGTTAAGCGTTTTAGGTGGATGTTTAGTTGCCTGTTGCAACTATCATCTGGATAAGACTGATTTGTGGGTGATGAAGGAGTATGGCATGGAGAATTCATGGACTAAGTTGGTTTCTCTCTCGTCACCCTTTGGTCGTATGGGTTATATCTCACCTCTGTTTGTATCTGAGAATGGTGACGAAGTTTTAGTGAAGCTTGGTACGGATATAAGGTTGTTCAACTCGAGGAACGCGTCGTACAAATCCTTGGACATTCATTCATCAGGTCGTTGTCTTCAAGTACAAGCTGTTACTTATGTTGAGAGTTTAGCTTCACCTCATGTTGGCGATAAGTAA